The Silene latifolia isolate original U9 population chromosome Y, ASM4854445v1, whole genome shotgun sequence sequence CCCTTTGCAAAACAAAAGAAGATCGTCAGCAAACATAAGGTGGGTTAACTTCATTGATTTGCACAAGGGATGGTAATTGAAATGAAGCTTCTCAGTAGCACATTTAATAATTCTACTCAAGTACTCcatactcaaggtaaaaagaagAGGTGACATGGGATCACCTTGCCTAAGACCTCTCTTCCCAGGGAAGAAACCAAAAGTATCACCATTAAGAGCAATTGAGAAAGAAGCACTAGTCACACAATTCATTACCAACTCTTTGAAATGAGGGGGAAACTTAAATGCAGTTAATAACTCTCCCAAAAATTTCCAACTCACAGAATCATAAGCCTTCATCAAGTCCATTTTGAACATACACCTAGGTGAGCAAGCTTGCCTATTGTACAACCTGACAAGATCCTCACACACTAAAATGTTCTCAATAATACTCCTACCCTTGATGAAACCCCCCTGGTTTAAGCTAATCAGATCAGGAAGAATTTCAGCCAGCCTAGCACAAATTAGCTTAGAAACACACTTGTACAAcacattgcaacaagcaatgggtCTAAATTGAGTAACATGAGTGGGCATCTTCCATTTAGGAATTAAGGTAAGGATAGTGGTATTGAGTTGTTTAAGGATCTTACCAGTTCTAAACACATCCTTGATAGCATCACATACCTCACCACCAATTACACTCCAAGAATCCTTGAAAAAAGCACTAGAATAACCATCTGGGCCAGGCGCCTTGTGATCAGGAATAGAGAAAATAGCAGCCTTAATTTCCTCACTAGTCACAGGCTTAAGCAAAATAGCAGCATGAGAAGCAGTGCACACACTCCCTTTCCTGATGATCTTGGGATTAACAGAAACAGTATGACTTTCAGTCCCCAGCAAATGAATGTAATAATTCAGAAAAGCAGCTTGAATTTGCTGAGGGTCTTCATGTTCCTTACCATTAGTATCTTTGATAGAAAAAACTTGATTTCTCAAAAAATGACTTTTAATAACCCCATGAAAATATTTGGTGTTTCAATCCCCATCCTTCATCCAACTAGCCTTAGCTTTTTGCTTCAGGAAAAGAGTACAGGCATCATTCAAATCCTTGTATTCATTTAAAGCCTGACTCTCTTTTGCACTCCAGTAAAGATCACCTGGATTAGTAGCAAGTTGGCTCTGGATGTACTCCAAATTCTTCAGGGCCATAATAGAACTCTTCTCAATATCACAAAAGTGCTCCTGATTATACTGCCTAAACTTGCCTTTCAACTGTTTAAGCTTAGTCACCAGACAGAACATTTTGGTCCCCTTGAAATACATGTTCCACCAGGTAGAAATAGAATTGTGATACTGAGGAGCTTTCCCCCACATATTATAGTACTTGAAGGGTTTCTTATGATGCATATGCTGATTTCTGCACTTTATAATACATGGGGTATGATCAAAATCACCTTCAGGTAGGAAGTGAGCAAACATATCAGGCATCTGATGTCCCCACTCTCTATTAATCAAAGCCCTATCCAACCTACTGTAAACTCTAGTTGTAACATCctgcttgttattccaagtgAATAAAGACCCCATAGCATGGGATCTGTCAACTAAGCCACACTTAGACAAGCATCATGAATATCATCTATTTCAAAGATCACTACGACTACCTCCCAATCTTTCGGTATGAGAGAGTCTTGTGTTAAAATCACCACAGGCCAACCATGGTCCATCAACTGTAGATGCAAACTGAACAAGCTGTTCCCACAGCTCTTGCCTAGCAATAATATCATTGAACCCATAAACCATAGACAAAAAGAAAATTTTCCCAGTAGCAATTTCCAGAATCCTCATATTGATGCATTGAGCAAAATAATCACAGAAATCAACCTGATAAATGGTAGGATTCCACAGAATCCAAATCCTACCCCCCTTGTGCCACCTATTGTTAGTTGATATACTCCAACCATCCATAAGAATTCCAGTGAGACTATTCAGAGACAAAGACTTTATCTTTGTCTCTAGGAGACCAAACAAACCTACTTTGTTCGTGTGCATAAACCATTTGACTTGTCTTTGTTTGGTAGGCTTATTCAGTCCCCTCACATTCCAAAAACCCAGATTATACATTCCCCACCACAAGGTGAGGAACACTACCACTTGTCCCAATGCCTACCTTGGGTGTATTGGACTTATTTAGAGCTTCTAGAAAAGTTTGCTGACCAAAAGTATGGACACTACATGCACCCTCAGTAGTCTCTTGCCTACTCATACGCATTATAGGACGAATAGGAGTAGGTCCAGAGGAATAAGTACCTGTACGATACCACACCACAGGAGTTTGCAATTGTATTTCCACAGTAGGGCCACTATGTGTCACAACAACAGGAGAGGTCACCTTTACTTTACCCTTGTCCTGCTGTGATTTAGAAATCCCCCCTGACTTTTGGCCTCCAAATTTTAGCGGTTTGGTTTTTGGGTGGGAAGAGGAGCTGTGTCTTCTTCTTAGGGGCTTTCCTACAGTCAGCAGAAAGATGCCCCACACCATGACAAACATCACAAGCCACTGGTTTCCACTCGTATTCCACTTCCACCTCAACCATATCTCCATGCTCATCTAAAAATCTCACTTTGTCAAGTAAGGCACTACCAAAAGAAACTTCAATCATAACCCTAGCATACCCAATTCGTGTTTTCTCTTCAGTAGCAGGATCACATTTAATATAGTTCCCCAAAAGCCCCGCAATTTTAGGTATCCCTTTCCCCCAAAATTTGAGAGGCAATTGGTGTAGTTTAACCCACACCGGAACAGATTTCACCTCATGCTTAATCAACTCGACATCAGGCGTCCAAGGCTTTACTATTAACGGCTTATTATCAAATAGAAAATGGCCTTGTTTCAGTACAGCCGCCATAGCACCTTTATTCTTAAAATGGACCATAAACACACCATTAGGGAGAAAGGACAGTTTGTCTACCTGATAATTGACCCAGAGTCGTCTGATAAACCCCTCTACAATCTCCCAAGGCGGATTCGCCGCCAATATGAAACAGTAAACAGAATTACGCCAGTAGTTCAATTCAACCTGCACTTCCGCTTCAGTAAATTGCAATAATTCAGGACCTTCTGCAATAGGTTCGAGAACAGCCGGGCTTTCCACACTTTCATCTTCCTCCTCCGTCACATCTTCCACTAATGGCTCCAGCGACAGTGGAGGAATTCCAACAATCGTCCCCATAGCTTTCTCCTTTTGAACATCTGCATCTGAAGGACCTTCTTTGCGTGCGAGAGCAGGAAATTCCTCTTGTGTTGTAGAAGAAAGAAGATCAAACTTATTATTAGAaacatttttttggttttttggtgAAGATGAAGAACTAATTGCAGAATTTTTTGCAATTGTCAtattgaaaccctaattatttttcgcGATGAATcccccttttttttctctttttctctttctaTCTCTACATCGACCTTTATTTCCATTTAGCCCACTTTAGTGTGTTATTGGCGTATAACCCAATAAGGTCCAAATTTATCCGCTTACCAAATGATGGTTAGATTAAGACTCGATTGTTATTGGGCCAAATAAATAACAGTCAAGAAAATGCTAAATCAATTGGTCTTAGCCGAGTATTAATAGGAAACCGAGATAGAAAGGCGCGTCATGTAGCAAGATGACAAAGAGATAATGtttcaaagcgtcttgcttgtgacgggctaatcccgtcacaagctgaagacctctcacaaaatgagagaggggacaaggtggggcacccccatgtgcttccccactcacctctcatgggtattttgtgacaggaaatggtatccgtcacaagcttgtgacggatatcgccgtcttcaatgagattttgtgtaatgTTTATTGGCAGACAAATTAGATAAAGTTTTTATACTTTTTCACCATGATAAGAAAACTAATGACAATTCCTATCAAGGTGCGAGTAAAGTACAACAAAGCATAGTGCAAGATTCGTCTAGTTCCAAACCTCCTCAAACTCCAATTCCAACTACTATTAATAAAGGACTTGATCAGACAAACAGGAGGACGAACAGACAAAAAAGACCCGTATAATCTCATACACCGTCACAAAATATACTATCACAGTTCCAAATCAAATCTTACAATTAAATCGTCCCAGTTTCACATAAGCGCATAAGAGCTATTAATTTACGTCAGAGTCGagattcattaatagtcaacatccaaaTAGGCATGAGGGTACCAATTCAAATAAGTTTTCTTTACgctgctcttttatttatttctttatttatcttataatTTTATATAAACCAACCTATTTAACTTGCCTCCGTATATAATTTgtatcatttttcttttctttgtcttaatttcgtcaaatatataatattaaaattaaATAGTAGAGGTCGTTAGTTTGATAGGCGGTCAgagtgcctaacaccttccctgaccgtacctttacctcAAATACGCAATCTTTGATTTaggccggagtgacggatcagtccccatatcAGGGATCAAAATGGGATtttaaaacctactggcgactcctattattatttatttatttcaaaaataaaaatttttttcagggatctcacacaCCCATGCCGCGTCCAAGGGAGGGTTCACCAAGTACCCAAAACTCCCAATTTCAAGGTGGACCGCCTCCGCAACCATTCTGGCGTGCACCCTCCAACATAACTCACAACAACCACTTTCACAAAAATTACCCACACAAAAACTACCCTCCAAGGAacactccccccccccccccagttCATTCGCAACCCGAAAATCAACGACATTTGGAGAGATGACGTGGACGACGTCTACATCATCCAGGGAAATGGAAAGCTAACCAAGGAAATTGatcatctcacccggtccgggcGCCCATACCAAAATCCATATCCTAAAACAAACAATACACTATCAATCGacgaccaaatcgtcccagacaTGGATAGCCAACCGAGGCTTCCGGCGAATTTAATTCTTAAGCAACTCCAAAAGGCCAAGGCTAAAATATCCATCAGGCAGCTAATCACCACATCCTTTAAATACCGGCAGGCTTTGCTTCAAGCCTTACGAAAATTGTGCCTTCCACCTCCTCACCTGGAGAAGTGGAAGCCTACATGACTAGGGATTTCCCTGATCTTAGCAATCCCATtatcttctccgacgaggatatccctccctttagagccaaccacaacctggccctatacatcaccgtggaatgcctaaagaagaacgtgcccaTGCTCTTGGTGGATGATGGATctgccgtgaatgtcattcctcttaaaACTGCTCACAAACTAGGGATCAAGGAGGCTGATCTCGTCCCGACCAATCAAGGAGTTTGCGCCTACAACGACACTCGTCACAAGGCCGTAGGTCTCATCACCCTCGCCATCTCAACAAGCCCCTTGGTGAGACAAGCTAGTTTCGAAGTAGTCGACATTGACCCATCATTCAACATGCTCCTAGGACGCCCTTGGAACCACGCTACCAAAGCTGTCACTTCTACCCTTTCACCAGAAGACTATGGTCCCCTTTAACGAAAAGACAATCACCATTCCCGCACCCCCGATCAGAGCTGTCATGGAAAAGAGGATAGCCTCTCAGGTCACTAAGGAAATCAACAacaaaatgtggggattccaaggcGTGAACGCCCTATCCGACGACCCAACACcttctgattgtgacccgttctaaAACCTCACAATCACCGAATCTTGATGCGTTAGGGGTACTTCCCGGGCATGTCCCTCAACCCGCTGAGAGACGCTTTGCCTCCCCTGAAACAGggcaaggtccccaacatccctttCGAGCTAGGTTACGAACCAACTGATGAAGACATCCGGGAGATGGGCCTCCTCATGAAGAAGCGCAAGAAGCAAGGAGTCATCCTCTGCCCATATCACCGGACCCTCAACGGATATTTCATCCTCGAAGGAGAATCTGAATTCTACAACGGCTTTCCTAAGCCAATCTACGTTCCCACATCAAAGTTCAAAAATCCAGGtatagaagtctttcaagactgctgcTTTATCCCTGACAACAACACCAATGCTACACCAATCAAATTTGAGTCGACCCCTTGCCTAGACGGACAGGCCTGTAACCCTCCTTTTCGAAGAAGACAACATAAAACACCTCAACCTGAGGAGATCATAGCTATCGCCCTCAAGGACAACCAATTCGACCTTACTACCTTGATCTTTGATGCTAACCTGGAGAAAACTGTCCAAGGCTGGAGGAATACTTTTTCAAAGTCcctttcccactattttatcaaaATTTCGGGGCTGTCACAGGGGCTAAGTCAACTATTGTCATCCCTACTCCCACGGtaggtagcaacctggagcttgtcccaggggccacctcctctgcagCATCGTCTCTGACACCCAATGAGATGTCTTTCCTGTCCAAGCTCTTCACTCAGATTGACTTAATGAATGCCAAGTTTGCATACGACTCGTCTTATTTTAACTGCAATACAATTCCGAACGAATATGAGGATTTTGATATGAGTGACTACCCGCCTCATTTAGCCAAAGAACTCGACAAACACGAACTTAGAACACTCATAATTGAAGAGAcagaacctattaacgtagggactgACCAAGCACGTCAAGAACTTaagatagggaccacccttgacccttAGCTAAGACAACAATTCATCGACCTCTTGCTCAAATATAAGGACATATTCGCATGGTTCTGCAAAGATATGCCCGGGGTTGACAGGGTGACTGCAGAGCACGGGATACCTGTTAAGCCCGGGgccaaacccgtgaagcaaaagctgcACCGCATGCGCCCTGAGTGGGCATTGACAATCAAAGAATatgttgacaagcaattcaaagctggATTCAACAAAAtctccgagtactctgactgggtggctaacatagtccccgtacccaaaaatcAGGCGAGTACCCGAGTTTGCGTTGACTTCAGAGACCTGCACatggcgagtccaaaggacgacttccccttACCGCACGTCGACATCTTAGTGGACAACACCGCAGAGCACGCCCTTTTATCATGCATGGATGGTTACGCCAGATACAACAAAATCAAAATGGTCGAGGATGACATGCACAAAaatgcattcactacacagtgaggCAAGTACTGCTACACTGTCATGCACTTCGGTGTAATCAATGCTGGggcaacctatcagagaaccgctaccactctcctacacggCACGATGCGTAAGTAAGTGGGCGTATACGTCGATTACATGATCAttaaatcaaaagaaagagaTGGCCACATCGACGCCCTTTGAAAATTCTTCGCCCGTcttcggaaatacaacatgagactaaatcctcagaagggtgcattcggggtcacctccgaaaaactcTTGGGGCAGGTCGTCTGCAAAAGAGGCATCGAAATCGAtctaaccaaaatcaaagctcaccaacaaatgcctcggcctaagaatgaGAAGGAAATTCGGGGATTTCTGGGCcaagttcaatacatcagccgcttcatagccaagctcactatgatttatgagcctatcttcaagaagctccacGTCAccaatcacaccgattgggacgatgatTTTAAAAAAGCCTTCGATAGGATAAAGGATATTCTAgccaaacctcctgtccttatACCGCTACAGCAGCGACCACCCCTATCCTTATACCTGACCGTCACCAACATGGCCATGGGAGAAATGCTAGCACAGACAGTCaatggcgaagaacgagccatctactacattagcaaaaagttcatcgactAGAGATCAAATACACCCAATTGGAGAAAACATGCCTCGCCTTGGTATGGTCCACgaagaagctacgacattacTTGCTTCGCTAcatggttcacatctactccaagatggaccccatCAAGTACATCTTCAAAAAACCCATACTGAACGGAAGACAATCCAGGTGTACAGCCATGCTCTCTGAGTTTGACCTTAAGTTTGTACCcgtcaaggttatcaagggaagggttTTCACCGATTTCCTAGAAGAAAACcctgtcaacgaggatccaatgaCCGACACCTGGTCACTCCCTGACGAAGACATTCTTTATGCCAACACCGAAGCATGGGACCTATACTACGATAGttcatctaatctgagaggctttaaAGTAGGAATCCTTTTGATCTCTCCAGAAAGAGGACACATTCcaatctcagtcaagctagacttcgctgtcaccaacaatgccgccaaATACGATGCATGCCTTATCAGCCTACAAGCAGctataacacttggcatcaaaagattgagggtccacggtgattcttcgctcatcatcaatcaattTTCCACATCATGGAAAATCTGAAGCGACAGCCTAGCACCTTACCAAGTAAAAATCAATCAAGAAGCCAAATTCTTATGTCGGCGCaaatgtgtttttgaaatggttatgaaaAAGCAGGttttgaaattgtcattacgacggcaagaagaaattgctcttTGCAAATGCTTGTGACAAACCGtgttttgaaatcgtcattacgatggcataAAAGGTTATTTTTCAAATTGTTGTAAAAAAAAGtgttttgaaatcgtcattacgtcGGCATAAAAGGTTGTTTTTGCAACGGTCGTCAAAAGACCGAGTTTTGTAATGGCCATTacaacggcgcgaaaagggtttTTGTAAAGTTTAGAAATtatacggaaggacttatgattacatatcacataagcactcacagttcattatattatgcataatgctgacacaggttttggcttaataagggtggttacataccaagcgatcaatccccgattatcgagagggatgccaatccaaacaaaatatataaGGTTGGTGCCCTAACCTCATTCACGTAGGAAGTGAAtgctctttgacgaaatagaaatgtgtGATGTCAATGGTATGATTGACGAAATCGGGATTCAAAATGCGGGGATAAGAAaattcacgccgacgagacgagccaatttgTCGATAAAGgctaggttatgggcccggacaaggtacccgacttatgaccgtaatatcaaatgATGcacttcaaccaagacctcgttcgagttttacaatctagggatcacaaagacacaagagTCCTAGTTCTCCCTAgaagagtcgccaatctgtggacatgggtcaCCTGCGCGCCGGTCAGCGGACATCGCAGCGGTCTCGAAAGCCACTTTCGGTGACGTGGAAATGCTCTCGGCCGGATCGCTTTGgatcagtcggtttcgtctcaATGAAGGTCTTGAAAACGATGCAgtgatgtttggagtcgccaccaagcaattatgggttgcttggaaaccgttcgaatccactttgtacctcggtcaaacgaagcagaAAGTGGTGCTTAacatagatactaaagataaggactcgtcccccttttagcattctatgtctagaatgactcacgTTGCCATGAATGTAttaccccacgttaattgaagaggtcaagtgataggcttaaatgactagtgattaaagggattggaagtactacttatatcaacaaagtgcactttcttttatgttcatccatgcaaaagaactccaaagttacacgtgcttggctgggagtagtcttaggatgggtgacctcctgggaaggttctcgGGATGCGCAGGAGTAAGGAAataatgcgctataaaggacccgtgttgatctgtgggccatctACACAGCctagtgagctatcataagtaaccgctcccgacttGGTTTGggttggggtgttacaatgaataaggtcatccactatccaaaggttctgagtaagaggtaagggtacgtattgggaagttctttaatcgaacacc is a genomic window containing:
- the LOC141631542 gene encoding uncharacterized protein LOC141631542 — encoded protein: MTIAKNSAISSSSSPKNQKNVSNNKFDLLSSTTQEEFPALARKEGPSDADVQKEKAMGTIVGIPPLSLEPLVEDVTEEEDESVESPAVLEPIAEGPELLQFTEAEVQVELNYWRNSVYCFILAANPPWEIVEGFIRRLWVNYQVDKLSFLPNGVFMVHFKNKGAMAAVLKQGHFLFDNKPLIVKPWTPDVELIKHEVKSVPVWVKLHQLPLKFWGKGIPKIAGLLGNYIKCDPATEEKTRIGYARVMIEVSFGSALLDKVRFLDEHGDMVEVEVEYEWKPVACDVCHGVGHLSADCTYSSGPTPIRPIMRMSRQETTEGACSVHTFGQQTFLEALNKSNTPKVDFCDYFAQCINMRILEIATGKIFFLSMVYGFNDIIARQELWEQLVQFASTVDGPWLACVDRSHAMGSLFTWNNKQDVTTRVYSRLDRALINREWGHQMPDMFAHFLPEGDFDHTPCIIKCRNQHMHHKKPFKYYNMWGKAPQYHNSISTWWNMYFKGTKMFCLVTKLKQLKGKFRQYNQEHFCDIEKSSIMALKNLEYIQSQLATNPGDLYWSAKESQALNEYKDLNDAYTNGKEHEDPQQIQAAFLNYYIHLLGTESHTVSVNPKIIRKGSVCTASHAAILLKPVTSEEIKAAIFSIPDHKAPGPDGYSSAFFKDSWSVIGGEVCDAIKDVFRTGKILKQLNTTILTLIPKWKMPTHVTQFRPIACCNVLYKCVSKLICARLAEILPDLISLNQGGFIKGRSIIENILVCEDLVRLYNRQACSPRCMFKMDLMKAYDSVSWKFLGELLTAFKFPPHFKELVMNCVTSASFSIALNGDTFGFFPGKRGLRQGDPMSPLLFTLSMEYLSRIIKCATEKLHFNYHPLCKSMKLTHLMFADDLLLFCKGNAHFIMVLLRAYSAFSVASGLQMNAQKSYAYFNGVSNSLRKEILSASGFSEGKLPFKYLGVPITAGRLKKNDCGVLIDKIVERIRSLGARKLSYAGRLVLVSSVLSTMHNYWASIFVLPKGVLNRVDAICRNFLWEGNTEYNRVPSVGWHKVCVPKREGGLGLHQSYYWNVAMVGKLVWWLCYKPDRLWVQWVNHIYIKNADCLDYTPSTDVTWYWKKVCRVKEIIKEGFVNGQWSVGVGDYSVRRCGRFQTQEHLFSSVFSKKAVLQRRGSWLSVDLDQDNMLAAITRRRWSKLKKTMATAALLACWYAIWFQRNSARLKFVVDKPEYVATQVKVCLKARFSHCMPSGIKQADSRWLATVC